The following proteins are co-located in the Leucoraja erinacea ecotype New England chromosome 4, Leri_hhj_1, whole genome shotgun sequence genome:
- the cdk5 gene encoding cyclin-dependent-like kinase 5 isoform X1, translated as MQKYEKLEKIGEGTYGTVFKAKNKETHEIVALKRVRLDDDDEGVPSSALREICLLKELKHKNIVRLHDVLHSDKKLTLVFEYCDQDLKKYFDSCNGDLDPEIVKSFMYQLLKGLAFCHSRNVLHRDLKPQNLLINRNGELKLADFGLARAFGIPVRCYSAEVVTLWYRPPDVLFGAKLYSTSIDMWSAGCIFAELANAGRPLFPGNDVDDQLKRIFRYPFKIPCFQHP; from the exons GAACCTACGGGACGGTGTTCAAAGCAAAGAACAAAGAAACTCATGAGATTGTGGCGCTGAAGAGAGTTAGACTGGACGATgacgatgag ggCGTGCCCAGCTCAGCCCTGCGAGAGATCTGTCTGCTCAAGGAGCTGAAGCATAAAAACATCGTCAG GTTGCACGATGTTCTTCACAGCGATAAGAAGCTGACCCTGGTGTTTGAGTATTGTGACCAG GACCTGAAGAAATATTTTGACAGTTGCAATGGCGATCTTGATCCTGAGATTGTGAAG TCATTCATGTACCAGTTGCTGAAGGGGCTGGCATTCTGTCACAGCAGGAACGTGTTGCACAGGGATCTGAAACCACAGAACCTGCTCATCAACAGG AACGGGGAGTTGAAGCTGGCAGACTTCGGACTGGCTCGAGCGTTTGGGATCCCTGTCCGATGTTATTCTGCAGAG GTGGTGACCCTGTGGTACCGCCCTCCGGACGTCCTCTTTGGCGCCAAACTCTACTCCACGTCCATCGACATGTGGTCAGCGGGCTGCATCTTCGCAG AATTGGCGAACGCAGGAAGACCTCTATTCCCCGGTAACGACGTAGACGATCAGCTGAAGAGAATCTTCCGATATCCTTTTAAAATCCCATGCTTTCAGCATCCTTAG
- the cdk5 gene encoding cyclin-dependent-like kinase 5 isoform X2, giving the protein MGVPSSALREICLLKELKHKNIVRLHDVLHSDKKLTLVFEYCDQDLKKYFDSCNGDLDPEIVKSFMYQLLKGLAFCHSRNVLHRDLKPQNLLINRNGELKLADFGLARAFGIPVRCYSAEVVTLWYRPPDVLFGAKLYSTSIDMWSAGCIFAELANAGRPLFPGNDVDDQLKRIFRYPFKIPCFQHP; this is encoded by the exons atg ggCGTGCCCAGCTCAGCCCTGCGAGAGATCTGTCTGCTCAAGGAGCTGAAGCATAAAAACATCGTCAG GTTGCACGATGTTCTTCACAGCGATAAGAAGCTGACCCTGGTGTTTGAGTATTGTGACCAG GACCTGAAGAAATATTTTGACAGTTGCAATGGCGATCTTGATCCTGAGATTGTGAAG TCATTCATGTACCAGTTGCTGAAGGGGCTGGCATTCTGTCACAGCAGGAACGTGTTGCACAGGGATCTGAAACCACAGAACCTGCTCATCAACAGG AACGGGGAGTTGAAGCTGGCAGACTTCGGACTGGCTCGAGCGTTTGGGATCCCTGTCCGATGTTATTCTGCAGAG GTGGTGACCCTGTGGTACCGCCCTCCGGACGTCCTCTTTGGCGCCAAACTCTACTCCACGTCCATCGACATGTGGTCAGCGGGCTGCATCTTCGCAG AATTGGCGAACGCAGGAAGACCTCTATTCCCCGGTAACGACGTAGACGATCAGCTGAAGAGAATCTTCCGATATCCTTTTAAAATCCCATGCTTTCAGCATCCTTAG